The following proteins are co-located in the Leptospira selangorensis genome:
- a CDS encoding sensor histidine kinase, which yields MQALLRFLFGLNYRFALRQYRKAKILSSVNFAPVFTRNAYLEILIVLRYVYLILPVIILPFAFYDLVDAFSDAKDNSFVLFDLVFYAVFLTMNVLLNSGRLHRADLDRIKLFCRIGVLLLSLTGTCITVVVFPRLPEISLFSTAMFSVAIMFRFPDHTKYFIYTINYAILYGFIYYSGNREPVLLQNPLVTLFLILIFDRVSFLTLANTYLKTQRIIRLNERLREEDTNKSDMISIAVHDLKSPLSGIMSISTILRKNLKSFSDKEKKEILTDIESSSRKILGHIDDLVGIAASGFENIKIDYDIFNINSYIKSTIQNFDYQASLKRIQFHTQFDKEDLKIRSDRKAVASILDNLVSNAVKYSPPGGSIFIHSKLIKDQGDFIQIQIRDEGKGFTDEDKKLLFSRFTRLSAKPTGNEPSSGVGLYAVHRLVELLNAKISLESKPGQGATFTLLFSRMKISD from the coding sequence ATGCAGGCGTTACTTCGATTTCTTTTTGGGCTCAATTATCGTTTTGCACTCAGGCAGTATAGAAAGGCAAAGATACTTTCTTCCGTAAACTTTGCTCCGGTATTCACAAGGAACGCGTATCTTGAAATTCTGATCGTACTCAGGTATGTGTATCTAATCCTTCCTGTCATCATTTTACCTTTTGCATTCTATGATCTAGTCGATGCATTTTCGGATGCTAAGGACAATTCATTTGTCCTATTCGATCTGGTCTTCTATGCAGTTTTTCTTACAATGAACGTACTTTTGAATTCCGGCCGTTTGCATAGAGCGGATCTGGATCGGATCAAATTGTTTTGTAGGATCGGGGTGCTTCTTCTTTCCCTGACCGGGACTTGTATCACAGTTGTGGTATTCCCTAGACTTCCTGAGATCTCACTTTTTTCCACTGCGATGTTCAGTGTTGCGATCATGTTTAGATTTCCGGATCATACCAAGTATTTTATTTACACGATCAATTATGCAATCCTATACGGTTTTATCTATTATAGCGGGAATAGAGAGCCTGTACTTTTGCAAAACCCTCTCGTGACCTTATTTTTGATTTTAATTTTCGATCGTGTATCCTTCTTAACTTTGGCGAATACGTATCTCAAAACCCAAAGGATCATTCGTTTGAACGAAAGATTAAGGGAAGAAGATACAAATAAAAGTGATATGATCAGTATCGCGGTTCATGATCTAAAAAGTCCACTGTCTGGGATCATGAGTATTAGCACGATCCTACGAAAAAATCTGAAATCTTTTTCGGATAAGGAAAAAAAAGAGATCCTTACCGATATAGAAAGTTCTTCTAGAAAAATTTTAGGACATATCGACGATCTTGTGGGAATTGCTGCTTCCGGCTTTGAGAATATTAAAATAGATTATGATATTTTTAATATTAATTCTTATATTAAATCTACGATCCAAAACTTCGACTACCAGGCTTCTCTAAAACGTATTCAATTTCATACCCAATTCGATAAAGAAGATCTAAAGATCCGATCGGATAGAAAAGCAGTAGCTAGTATTCTAGATAATTTGGTTTCAAATGCGGTGAAATATTCTCCTCCGGGAGGTTCTATATTCATTCATTCTAAATTGATCAAAGATCAGGGTGACTTCATACAGATCCAGATCAGGGACGAAGGAAAAGGATTCACCGATGAAGATAAAAAACTTTTATTCTCCAGATTCACTAGACTCTCTGCAAAACCTACAGGCAATGAACCTTCTAGCGGTGTGGGACTTTATGCGGTTCATAGATTGGTAGAACTATTGAATGCAAAGATCAGTTTGGAAAGTAAACCTGGACAAGGAGCAACATTCACACTTCTATTTTCTAGAATGAAAATTTCAGATTGA
- a CDS encoding membrane dipeptidase, translated as MNYRSVRRSVFSFVVCTMFFAGSASVFADPYWGTFKKDSCTSIFPGKRQYSAILYGIPSGQSWETTCANMGATINGQVFTKPSRCKNTGLNMWGEFDVLDDSCEANWSATDDGGAYNWTHKNDGCQTSGTYAGKRKYSSRIWNVVGITWEAACAQLPITIAGKTYTTPTKCVNTSTTGMWGEWYVADSSCESAPKAYARGAQDSLKRTGTLSGYVDLHTHPMAHLGFGGVIFHGAPYGEPATALADCPSMSNEGHSAGHSRVEAIVQDDIIGALLSTAKHDNRGYASFPYWPANNSYTHQTMYYEWIKRAYEGGLRTMVVLAVNGDYMFGATDNGLPDIIKGIAIATDPVYDLNDMNTLRRQTQAVYDMQTWIDQKSGGAGLGWFRIVKSPSEAQSVIAAGKLAVVLGAEVDYLVDCTTTTCTDSMITQGVQAMYDAGLRYIFPIHLKTNGFGGAGLYNILGSGTKYDCKHYGQDCNVAGLTSYGPKIMKALMQKGMIIDVGHMSARSLEGALTYAEQQAYPGIVTGHTGVYDMANKGNRHEANPTGAALKRIIALGGMIGLIPGQGNLDEVGEWRQNSDGSYISHACGGTTQTFAQSYQYLRNLIGDQAYDGRISVGTDFNGFAHMPGPRYGTRACPGGVSTIAQPDSAKVGYPFAPDASIRKAATLSALPSLGKYTFGNRTFDFNTEGASHIGLMPDFFEDLRQQGLKRSDLEPVYRSADFFTTMWQNAVTRGASIQ; from the coding sequence ATGAATTATCGGTCAGTACGAAGGTCTGTATTCAGCTTCGTAGTATGTACGATGTTTTTCGCAGGAAGTGCATCCGTATTTGCGGATCCTTATTGGGGAACATTCAAGAAGGATAGCTGTACGTCAATTTTCCCAGGAAAACGTCAGTATTCAGCAATCCTTTACGGGATCCCTTCGGGCCAGAGCTGGGAAACTACCTGCGCGAATATGGGAGCAACCATTAACGGCCAAGTATTTACTAAGCCTAGTCGTTGTAAGAACACCGGTTTGAATATGTGGGGAGAATTCGATGTACTCGATGACTCTTGCGAGGCAAACTGGTCTGCTACAGACGATGGCGGAGCTTATAACTGGACTCATAAGAATGATGGTTGCCAAACCTCTGGAACGTATGCGGGCAAAAGAAAATATTCTTCCCGTATTTGGAACGTAGTAGGGATCACTTGGGAAGCAGCTTGTGCTCAATTGCCTATTACTATCGCGGGTAAAACTTATACAACCCCAACAAAATGTGTGAATACCAGCACCACAGGAATGTGGGGAGAATGGTATGTTGCAGATTCAAGTTGTGAGTCCGCTCCAAAAGCATATGCAAGAGGTGCTCAAGATTCTCTCAAAAGAACAGGAACTCTTTCCGGTTATGTGGATCTTCATACTCACCCAATGGCTCACCTAGGTTTCGGAGGAGTGATCTTCCACGGTGCTCCTTATGGAGAACCGGCAACTGCACTCGCAGATTGCCCTAGTATGTCTAACGAAGGCCACTCTGCAGGACACTCCAGAGTAGAAGCAATCGTTCAAGACGATATTATTGGAGCTCTACTTTCTACAGCAAAACATGATAATAGAGGATACGCAAGTTTCCCTTATTGGCCTGCAAACAATAGCTACACTCACCAAACAATGTATTATGAGTGGATCAAACGTGCCTACGAAGGTGGTTTGAGAACTATGGTTGTCCTTGCTGTAAACGGTGATTATATGTTCGGAGCAACTGATAACGGTCTTCCGGATATTATCAAAGGTATCGCAATCGCAACTGATCCGGTTTATGATCTAAACGACATGAACACTTTACGTCGTCAGACCCAAGCTGTATATGATATGCAAACTTGGATCGATCAGAAGAGTGGTGGAGCGGGACTTGGATGGTTCCGTATCGTAAAATCTCCTTCAGAAGCACAAAGTGTAATCGCTGCCGGTAAACTCGCAGTGGTTTTAGGTGCAGAAGTAGATTACCTAGTAGATTGTACAACCACAACTTGTACTGACTCTATGATCACTCAAGGTGTTCAAGCAATGTATGACGCAGGTTTACGTTATATCTTCCCAATTCACTTGAAAACCAACGGATTCGGTGGAGCAGGTCTCTATAATATCCTTGGAAGTGGAACTAAGTATGATTGTAAACATTACGGACAAGACTGTAACGTTGCAGGTTTAACTTCTTACGGACCTAAGATCATGAAAGCCCTAATGCAAAAAGGGATGATCATTGATGTGGGTCATATGTCCGCAAGATCCTTGGAAGGAGCTCTGACTTACGCAGAACAACAAGCTTATCCGGGTATTGTTACCGGTCACACAGGTGTATACGATATGGCGAACAAAGGAAATCGTCATGAGGCGAACCCAACAGGTGCCGCCCTCAAACGTATCATTGCACTCGGTGGAATGATCGGACTAATCCCAGGACAAGGAAATCTGGATGAAGTAGGAGAGTGGAGACAAAACTCTGATGGTTCTTATATCTCCCATGCTTGCGGAGGAACCACCCAGACATTTGCACAATCCTATCAGTATCTTAGAAATCTGATCGGAGACCAAGCTTATGACGGAAGAATTTCTGTCGGAACCGACTTTAACGGATTCGCTCATATGCCTGGACCTCGTTATGGAACTCGTGCATGTCCAGGAGGAGTGTCTACAATCGCTCAACCTGATTCTGCTAAAGTAGGATATCCATTTGCTCCGGATGCTTCCATTAGAAAAGCTGCAACTCTTTCAGCTCTTCCTTCTCTTGGAAAATATACATTCGGGAACAGGACTTTCGACTTTAATACGGAAGGAGCTTCCCATATTGGGCTTATGCCTGACTTCTTTGAAGATTTAAGACAGCAAGGACTCAAACGTTCCGATCTGGAACCGGTTTATCGTTCTGCTGACTTCTTCACTACTATGTGGCAGAATGCGGTCACAAGAGGTGCAAGCATCCAATAA
- a CDS encoding LytR/AlgR family response regulator transcription factor, whose amino-acid sequence MVRAVLVEDDKLMARTIQHYCREAFGKSLVSLKTFDELTPALYSIKENPIDLLLLDINLKGQSGYEILKLPEKDSFYTIVISSDKQNAVSAFDFGVLDFVAKPFTRERFIAAIDRMKSASASKADSMRKNSISLKKDGMIEVIRFQDILYLEASGNFTEIHLKSGRKELIRKTMESVLAELNSDFFRSHRSFIINLSEVKKILHGKGNHFKVLLGDSAEVALSRSNYNTLKDMLG is encoded by the coding sequence ATGGTGAGAGCTGTTCTAGTTGAGGATGATAAGCTGATGGCAAGAACCATCCAGCATTATTGTAGAGAAGCATTCGGAAAAAGCCTAGTATCTCTCAAAACATTCGATGAATTGACTCCTGCACTCTATAGTATTAAAGAAAATCCAATCGACCTTCTTCTCTTGGATATTAATCTAAAGGGGCAATCAGGTTATGAAATATTAAAACTTCCTGAAAAAGATTCATTCTATACGATCGTGATCTCTTCTGATAAACAAAATGCGGTAAGCGCATTTGATTTTGGTGTTTTGGATTTTGTGGCCAAACCATTCACTAGAGAAAGATTTATAGCAGCCATAGATCGTATGAAGTCTGCCTCCGCTTCTAAGGCGGATTCTATGCGTAAGAATAGTATTTCCTTAAAAAAAGACGGAATGATAGAAGTGATCCGTTTTCAGGATATTCTATATTTAGAGGCCTCTGGCAATTTTACTGAGATTCATCTTAAGTCAGGTCGCAAAGAACTGATACGTAAAACAATGGAATCTGTTCTAGCTGAATTGAATTCTGATTTTTTCCGTTCTCATAGATCTTTTATAATTAATCTTTCCGAAGTAAAAAAGATCCTACACGGCAAAGGAAATCATTTTAAAGTCCTTCTGGGCGATTCCGCAGAAGTTGCCTTATCTAGATCAAATTATAATACTCTAAAAGATATGTTAGGTTAA